Below is a genomic region from Gammaproteobacteria bacterium CG11_big_fil_rev_8_21_14_0_20_46_22.
CCTTGGCAATGGCCGCTTACTCATCGCGTACAAACGAGGCCGCAATGAGCTATCATTTATGTCACGCAATAACCTACAAAGCGGCTTTAAACGTGGCGCGATAGAGCTCACGTATAGCTTCCACGTGCTGCCGCATTTTTACATTTACACCCAATACTTTAATGGTTACGGCCAAAGCTTGATTGAGTACAACCACCGCACTCAAGCCTACGGCATCGGTATCGCCTTGAATGACTGGCTCTAAGCACCCCCCTTTGTGGCTTGACTTAATCAAAGCAGAACCACTAATATAAAATGCACTCAAGGATGAAAAACTATGCGCACAATTTGGGCCGGCATTTTAATCTTACTCTTATCGACTCACGTTTTCGCATTAATCCCCGACCCGACTCATCCTGAAAAGCCCGCTAATTGCCAACTGCACACACTCTATTGCAAAATCATGGAGCTGCAGCCGGAGAGTGACCCGAAGTGGGCAATGAATTTATCCAATGCCCTCATCAAGCACGCGAAACAGTACAACATGGACCCCTGGCTATCGCTCGCGATTGCCATGCAAGAAAGCGGGCTGCGCAACATTCACCGAAACAATAAAACCATCGTCTTTAAAGAGCACTGTGAACAAGGCAAACCCTGCGAAAAAACTTATGATATTGTCGAGGGTCACTCAGACATCACGGTGTTTCAACTGCACGTTAATACCATTATCAACTACGGCATCGATCCGCTGCGCCTGACACAAGACTTGGATTACCTAGTCGATTGGCACTATCGTATTTTAAAGCGCAAACAACAGGAATGTCGTTCTTACGAGCGAGAAGCTTGGGCGTGCTATCACAGTCGAACACCGGTTTTGCACCAACGTTATGTAAAACAGGTCGCACAGTATTATCACGGTGAAAAAACCATCACAAACGATGAAAAAAGCGCGCCGAAAAAAATCGTGGTGGTCGAGAATAAATCGAGCGCCTTAAATAAACTCAAGCAATCGTTTATGGCTTGGTTTACACCCAAGGCAAACCCCTAAACGTTGCCGCCTAAGCCAGCATGCGCTTAGCTGCTAACACTCGCTCATCGTCTGTTCTGGCCAAACCTTTAAACGCATCATCCTGATAAATACGCACCAAGGTTTTTGCAGGGATAGCGTGGCTGGCAGGCGAGACTTTCTGACCATGACGAAGCTTGGCCACGCTTTCGGCATCTAAGTCACAACGCATGATACCCTCAAGTAATACCTCAACAGGTAACAAGCGAGCGCGCAAAGCCTCGATACCTTTTTGCTCTTTAATGGTTTCTAACTTATCCAGAGATAACATTTGGTCAGCTTTAAACGGGCCGGCTTGCAAGCGTCGCAAGCTTTGTACATGCGCACCACAACCGAGCTTTAAGCCCATATCGTCAATCAAAGTACGAATATAGGTACCTTTAGAGCAATGCACGTCCAAGGTAAGACTGTCACCCGAATAATCAATTAAGCTCAGCGAATAAATCGTAATACTTCGCGACTTACGCTCCACGCTTAAACCTTTTCGCGCAAGCTTATACAGCGGCTGCCCTTTGTGTTTTAACGCAGAATGCATCGGCGGCACCTGTTCGATATCCCCAAGAAATGAATCAACAACGTCTTTAACCGCGTCTTCCGTGGCATCGATCGCCTGCTCATCGATAACCTCACCTTCTGCATCACCTGAGTCCGTGCGCACACCCAGCTTAGCTTGCACACGATACGCCTTGTCGGCATCCAATAAATACTGAGCATATTTTGTCGCCTGCCCGAAACACACGGGCAACAGACCCGTGGCCAACACATCTAAACTGCCGGTATGGCCGGCTTTTTTCGCCTGAAACAAACGGCGTACTTTTTGCATGGCCTGGTTCGACGACATGCCCTGCGGTTTATCCAATATCAACACACCGTCAATGTTTTCCATGCTTGTCTCTTCAAAATAAAGTGGGCAGAGTATACCATGTAAGCCATTTTACGACAGGGGGCAACATGAGCATTATTCAACGCCTAGACACCATCACAAGCTGGCAACCCGAGCACACGCCCGACAACAGCGAGACTTCACTGGAGCAAGGCCATGTCATTTATTGCCCAAACCTGCATTTCTCGCTCAGCGATGATGAGCAACGCATCATCACACCCACCGTCGTCGCAAAAAATCGCAAAAACGCAAGCTACAACCCCAACAATGACAAACTTTCCGGTGTCTGTGATAACACTGAGTTGCAACACACACTACACACGGTGATGAAACGTTTTGCCAGGTCGGCTGAACGGTTCGCTCACCGCCTCCTACCGCATTACGCCGAACAGTTAAGCTTAGGCCGCACCAGTTTTCGGCCTGTGGAAATTGATGGGCGTGAAGCCCCCTCGATTCGAAAAGATGATAAGCGCTTGCATGTGGATGCGTTTCCAAGCACCCCCATGCAAGACAAACGCATCTTACGTTTATTCTGCAATGTTAACCCCGAAGGCAAACCGCGCTGCTGGCGTACAGGCGAGCCGTTTAATCAGCTGGCTGAGCGCTTTGCCAAAAAACTCAAAGCCCCTTTTCCCGGTCTTCGACGTGTTTCACAGCTTTTGGGCATCACGCGTCGCTACCAAACCTTGTATGATCACTACATGCTGGCCTTGCATCATACGATGAAAGAAGACACCGCGTATCAAAACAGCATCGCGCAAGAACCCCTTGCACTCGCCGCCGGCGCTACTTGGCTATGCTTTACCGACAGCGTGTCACACGCTGTCGACAGCGGACAGTATCTCTTCGAGCAAACATTTTACTTGTCGTACACCAACATGCAAAATCCCGCCTTATCACCGCAAGCGATTTTGCAAACGCACTTCAAAGACGATTTGTTAACAACCTAGACACTCTCGCCTATCTTCGGCCTCGGGTTGACGAGTATCGCGAGGATAACCCGGGGAAATAAACACAAAGAGACAGGCAAACATCGATGCAAGAAAGCTACGGTGATTTAACCGTCAGAATATAATTACCCGCGCACCAGCTATCGGCATACGCACCATAAAAATACTGGCCGCCACGAAAGCCCACACTGGCAAACGTCATTTTCGTTTTAAACACGCTGCTTTTAGGCCCATCGATATACTCATCGGCTGTGCCATTAACTGTGATCAATCCGGATGGCTGCGCTTGTTGATCGAGCTTAATATTTTTCAACTTGATCACACCCGCCGCCGTTAATCTATTTTTTGCAGGGTCAAAGACTACCGGGTCCATGTTTTCACGGCAAATGGCATCGGTGGTTTGAGGGTTAACCGCTCGCACGTCATAAAACTGCAGCTCTTGCGCCTGGCGCAGGTGAAACAGCGAAGATTGCGCCAAAGCACTGAAAGAAGAAGAAACAAGAAGCAGAATGCTGAAACTGTGTTTTATACCAGAAGACATACGCGGCCCTCTAAAATGAATAGCGCCTAGCTTACGAGATGTACGCTTATTTTTCAAGACGACGCCTCAGTTAATACTCAGTTAATAATACCCGCATACACTCCCACCAAGATTTAAAAAAAAGGGGCGCCCATGAAACAAGAAAAACTTAAGGCTATCTATGTAGACATCAGTAATTTTGCTGAACAGAGAGAAATTGAGCAACTGTGCCAAAAATTAGGACAAAAAGGCATTGTTTTCACATTTAAACATCAAAAAAAATTCTTTGCTTTATTGAAAGCATTGGAAGACAAATATCCGCACTGCAAACTTTTTGTCGTTTCCACTGAATGCAGACATTCAAAACAAAATGAACTTTTAGAGAAAATTATCAATAGCAACCTCGAAACAGAACTTGGCCCACAGTACAAACAACTGCAATTAAAGATTGCATGCATCATGCAACCTGCCGCCAGAGGTGAGACAGTTATGCATCGCTTTGCCAACGCCGCCCAAGCCCACGCAAAACACATAAATGAACTCGAGGCTGTTATGTACATACCCCCGAAAGGTCAACACAACGCTAATGCAACCGAGCATATTCACCATCAATGCACAAGTTTAACAGGCTGCCTAGAGGCATTGGGCTTTAGCGAAAGCGCCATCATAACAGCATTAAAGCAAACCCTACCCAAAGCGCCACCACGTGATCGCAGTATGTACAGACTAACAGGGGAAATCAGGGCAGCGGCAAAAGCAGAAGCGCAAGTGCGCCAGCAACCCGCCGATCTTTTGTCGAGCCCGCCTCCTGACTCAAGCGAGCACTCGCCACGCGGCGAGATAGCAGACCTTGGCGCGCTTCGTCGCGTTGATTCAATCGACGCTTTTCCGGTAAACCAAGTTTCCCAGCCATCACCCGCATCAAGCAGCAGCGATATGCGGTCCCCAAGCCATCCAGTTGTTTCTTCTTCGTTTGAATTACGACGATACAGTGAAAGAAATAATTCTTTTGATGCGGATGCTATACGCGAAGCCTTAGAAGCGCTTCAATCCGCAACTCAACTCACCAAAAAAGAAGCACCCCCTCCAGGACAGTCGAGCACGTCACTGTGGCTACGATTACAGCCCCCCGCTGAAACAGCGCCAAACGCACAGAGCGAAGAAACTGATCTTGATAGAATGCGCTCAAACGTGACTCAAAACTGGCGAGACGGCGCAGCCGTGGTCGAGGCAATAGAACATCGCGGTGATAGCGCCACAAGCAGTAGCGTAGTACAGCAAGCTCAATTATCTTTCAGTGCCAATTTAGCCGCGTGGAGAGCACGTGAATCAGCGGCGCGAGCGCAACAGCCCCCAGTACGCAACAGCGGCGATGAGAGACAAGACGAACAAGAGACTAGCCAACGGCCTTAAGGAAGTTTGCAAAAGGCTCGCTGAAATCGCGGTAAATGCGCCAGCGCCTAAGTTTTGCAACCCCCCCAGCAATGCGCCGGCGGTACCGGCGCGGCGCGGGAAATTCTCCAAGGCACCTGCTGTGGCGGCTGGAAATAAAATGCCACCGCCCAGCATATAGACCGATACCGGTGCGATCACCAAACTCACAGACAGGTAACCTTCCCAAGCAAAATAAAACATCACCGCACTGGATATCACCAGCACCAACACGCCCAAGCGTATAATCGAAGGTAATTCAAAACGGTGACTGCAGCGACCGGAAATATAGGCGCCCAACAAATAAAATGGCAGAGGGATAACAAACAAGACACTGATCACCTCAGGTGATAGATGTAAAAGCTTGCTGAAGATCACCCCGCAACTCGCCTCAAATACCGAAACCCCGGCAAAGGTCACCAGCAAACAAAACATATTGCCCAAAAAAGCACGGTGTAAAAGAATTTCTTGGTGATCTTTTAGCAAGGTTTTAGGGCTCGCGCGCAGCTCACCCAAGTGTGGATTGGTTTCTTTAAACGAAAACCATTGAAACCACAGCACGAACAAACCAAAGACCAACAAGAAGATAAAATTGGCTCGCCAATTAAAGCTGGCCGTGAGCAAACCGCCAATTAAGGGCGCGATCAAGGGCGCAACGATTAAAGCCATGCTGATATAGCTGGACACGCGATGCAATTCGCGGCCCGAGTACAAGTCACGCATCACTGTGCGCGCCATCACCCCACCCACACCGATACCCATGCCTTGAATCAAGCTGCCGATGAGCAAAGTACTGAGCACATTTGACGCCGCAGCAATCGCCGAACCCACGGCAAAAATGATCAAACCAAATAAAATGGTGGGGCGACGACCAAAAATATCCGACAACGGGCCGTAAAAAAACTGTGACAAGCCATAGCTCAGCAAGTATGCCGCCATCACCGTTTGAATGTGCGTGGGGTCGACCACGAAATGCGTGGCCATTTGCCCCATGGCCGGCACATAGATTGTGTTACACATCTGTCCGACAGCGGCAAGCGTTGTGAGCAAGGCCAAAAGTAACAATAAAGGAGGCTTGGTGATGATGTTCATGATACCGCCCGGGAAGACGAAAAACTGGCGCGACTATACGCCCAAAGCCCAAACCCAGCAAGCCATTTTAAATGCTCAATATCACCACTGGGCAGAAATGCTTTGGTCATGCCAGCATCATGAGCTAGACTGTCCATAAACTCAGCTTAAGGACTCGCTCAGTGGCCACCGTTATCTCAAAAAACACACTCAATCAGCTGCTTGAATCAGCCGAGTTAGTGAAACAAGAACGCGGTCAGCCGAAAGTTTTGCGCCTACCCGATGAAAAGCTTATTTTGAAATGCCACTGGGCGCCGGATGAACTGCCTCTCTTGGAACGCCTTTCCTGGAAAAAACGCACGCGCCACTTACGACACAGCAGGCGCTTTGTCGCTAATGCCAAAAAACTGAAACGACGCAATATTATCAGCACCGAGGTTCAGAACTTTTATCTCTGCAAAAACCCACAAGTTGCGATTATCGCCTACCGCGAGCTTGAAGGAAAAACCTTGGGTGAACATCTCGCACAGAGCAAACCCAGCAATCCGAGCATTCTAAAAAGCTTTGTTCGCTTTCTGTGCAAGCTTCACACCTCGAACATTTATTTTCGCGCAGGCCACGAAGGCAACTATCTTTACGATGGCAAACAATTCAAGCTGATCGATATTGATAACACAACCTTTCGCATGAACCTTCGCCGCAGCGCAAAAAACGTAGCCTACCTCATTGAGCATGCCAACCGTGAACGCGAGCTGATTGATAGAGCCAGAGCTTATGAATTACTGCACTACTATTTTGAGTTGCAGAATTTTTCAATTTCTAAAATAGAAAAATTTCTCAAGCGATTTAACACAAGCCTCACTAAGCGCGGCTACCTTGCCGAGCCCTTTAGCCTGGCTGAGCTTATGGCGTGTTCGACACAGCCGGCACAAAATCCAACACGCGCTCACCGTGCTGATCACTGAAAAACTGTGTCCGACCTTGCTGATTGCAGTACTGATGCAAAAGCGATTGATGAAGCGGCTCAAAAGACTGAAGAATCCTTTCGATGTCTAAAAATATGTGCGTCAGGCGCCTTCCCGGCAGTGCGCCTGCTTGATAGTTTTGCTCTCCTGAAGCCAAGACAAAAGCCTTTCCCAATGCCGTTATCACAGGTTCAATTTGATCGCTATTTAATTCCTCAGCATGATTCGCAACCTTGGAGCTGAGCACAAACAAAATACGTGCCTCATACAGCTTAACCAGGTTCATTAACCGCTTCGCAAAAGCCTGACTGGATCTTGCCTGCCTCAAGGCAGCATCTTTTCCCAGCGCACCTGTTAAACCCACTAAATGCGCATGAACCTCCCTTGCCTTCCCCTGCTTTATCAATGGCTGACTGTGCAACGTCTGGCGTTGAATAGCAGCGATGATGTTGCTGACCACATGGCGACCGACCTCGGAGAAATAATCGCTTGATATTCGTGGTGTTGGTCCATCAGCCACTAAGGTAGATCCGGCGGGCAGCAAGGGTGTTCTTTCACCAGGAGCGCCCACAATCGCAGGTGCTACCGGGCTTTTTGGCTTGCTGCACAAGCGGTTTGCTAGCTCTTGATAGGAAAAATTCTGTTGTGTTAAAAAATCTAAAGTGGACGGGTTAACATCAAATAATTTTGGAGTGGGCTTACCTGACCTCGTCTCAGCCTCGACCTGAGTCCTCGGACGCGGCGGCATAGCCTGAACGTCAGACGACGGCTGCCTTTGGCTGACGCCAAGCTGATACCGGCCATGAAAAACCTCTAAATGAAGCTTAGAAACCGCTTTCAACAGCAACACAGATTTTCGCCCTTTTAAAATCGCCTGTCTTAATGCTTTCTGCAGCGTATCCAACGCCGTTTCAAGATGCTGTATTTCATTAGCTGCGACCACAGCCTTAAAAAAGGTGCGCATGGTATTGGTAAAACGCGGCCTAGCACGTTTTCTCAACAACCACTCACTGCGATTGCGGGCCAAAGAACCGGTGTTTATATCAACTGGCCCATGCCCCATATAGCTTTCGAATAATTTCAAGCACGCCGATTGCCCCGCAATTAAAAAAGCAGCGTCATTGGTTCTGGTTTGTGTTGGTGCCGCACTACGGCTTGCTGCCACCGTGGGGTTTCCAGGCATCTGTACTGTCCTTTTCTTGTTATCACTAGGGCGTGTTCCTGAACTCTCGACAGGCGCGAAAAACCAGCGATGAGCTTATGGACACGCCCTAGATACGGCTTATCTTAATCGCTATTTATTAAGGAAACCTTAGGGCCGACAAGAAAATAACCCGAGAGATAAAACCCGAATTATCACCCGTCTTCGCTTACGCTACGACGAGGTTCAATCCAGGCTTGCTACACATAAATAAATACGGAACAAAGATAGCTTGGATTTTTATCCAAGATCACAAACGGCTGAGAATATCATCCATACGACCACCGGCTTTCACCGCAGGGTCATGGTAAAACTTTAGGCTTGGGGTAATACGAAGATCGAGCTCTTCGCCCACACGCTTGCGCAAAAACCCGCTGGCTTTTTCAAAACCCTTTAGGGTTTCGGCGATATTCTCATGAGAAAACGCGAGATAAACACGGGCGTGCGCTAAATCGCGAGAGACATCCACATCGGTAATGGTCACGCCTTGCACGCGCGGGTCTTTGACTTCACGCGCGATGAGCTCGGCTAAAACTTGTTGCAGCGCGCGGGCTACGCGCGCTACACGTTCAGGGCTTGCCATTAGAGCGAACGCTCCACTTTCACGATATCATACACCTCGATCTGATCGCCGGCTTTGATATCGTTATAATTTTTCACGCCAATACCGCACTCCATGCCGTTACGCACTTCTTGCACATCGTCTTTGAAACGGCGTAACGATTCAAGCTCGCCTTCAAAGATCACGACGTTTTCACGCAAGACACGAATTGGCTTAGAGCGCTTGACCGAACCTTCAATGACCATACAACCGGCAATCGAGCCAAACTTCGGCGAGCGGAACACATCGCGCACTTGCGCCAAACCAATGATTTGCTCTTTCTCTTCTGGGGCCAACATACCGCTTAAGGCACGTTTAACCTCATCGATGGCGTCGTAAATCACACTGTAGTAATGCACATCGATATCATCTTTTTCAATCAGCTTTCGCGCCGTGCTATCAGCACGCACATTAAAACCGATAATGACCGCTTGCGATGCCAGTGCCAATGTCGCATCTGAGCTTGTGATACCACCCACACCTTTAGCGATAATATTGACTTTCACCTCATCCGTTGAAATCTTATTCAAAGATTCAACCAAGGCTTCAACCGAACCTTGCACGTCCGCTTTCACCACTAAGTTTAAAATGCGCGCTTCTTGCGAATCA
It encodes:
- a CDS encoding tRNA pseudouridine(55) synthase TruB; its protein translation is MENIDGVLILDKPQGMSSNQAMQKVRRLFQAKKAGHTGSLDVLATGLLPVCFGQATKYAQYLLDADKAYRVQAKLGVRTDSGDAEGEVIDEQAIDATEDAVKDVVDSFLGDIEQVPPMHSALKHKGQPLYKLARKGLSVERKSRSITIYSLSLIDYSGDSLTLDVHCSKGTYIRTLIDDMGLKLGCGAHVQSLRRLQAGPFKADQMLSLDKLETIKEQKGIEALRARLLPVEVLLEGIMRCDLDAESVAKLRHGQKVSPASHAIPAKTLVRIYQDDAFKGLARTDDERVLAAKRMLA
- a CDS encoding Bcr/CflA family drug resistance efflux transporter, with translation MNIITKPPLLLLLALLTTLAAVGQMCNTIYVPAMGQMATHFVVDPTHIQTVMAAYLLSYGLSQFFYGPLSDIFGRRPTILFGLIIFAVGSAIAAASNVLSTLLIGSLIQGMGIGVGGVMARTVMRDLYSGRELHRVSSYISMALIVAPLIAPLIGGLLTASFNWRANFIFLLVFGLFVLWFQWFSFKETNPHLGELRASPKTLLKDHQEILLHRAFLGNMFCLLVTFAGVSVFEASCGVIFSKLLHLSPEVISVLFVIPLPFYLLGAYISGRCSHRFELPSIIRLGVLVLVISSAVMFYFAWEGYLSVSLVIAPVSVYMLGGGILFPAATAGALENFPRRAGTAGALLGGLQNLGAGAFTAISASLLQTSLRPLASLLFVLSLIAAVAYWGLLRSRR
- the rbfA gene encoding ribosome-binding factor A — protein: MASPERVARVARALQQVLAELIAREVKDPRVQGVTITDVDVSRDLAHARVYLAFSHENIAETLKGFEKASGFLRKRVGEELDLRITPSLKFYHDPAVKAGGRMDDILSRL